The following are from one region of the Cellulomonas sp. WB94 genome:
- a CDS encoding exonuclease domain-containing protein codes for MSALVFLDTETTGLDEDDHIWEFAAIRRDSDGQETQIQFQLEHDVTKVAHLPEKFRVDHDARYNPDEALPAVLAAALIDDITRPDDRTGAKMRPVGAVVDFDMRRLERLLRQYGFTPRWNYHTRCVETLYAGATGEDVDGLSRVADELGIEHPAEHTAMGDVLTTRAVYNAVMGS; via the coding sequence GTGAGCGCCCTGGTGTTCCTGGACACCGAGACGACCGGCCTGGACGAGGACGACCACATCTGGGAGTTCGCGGCCATCCGGCGCGACTCGGACGGTCAGGAGACGCAGATCCAGTTCCAGCTCGAGCACGACGTCACCAAGGTGGCGCACCTGCCCGAGAAGTTCCGGGTCGACCACGACGCCCGGTACAACCCGGACGAGGCACTACCGGCCGTGCTGGCGGCCGCACTCATCGACGACATCACCCGGCCCGACGACCGGACGGGCGCCAAGATGCGCCCGGTCGGCGCCGTCGTCGACTTCGACATGCGGCGTCTGGAACGGCTGCTCCGCCAGTACGGGTTCACCCCGCGGTGGAACTACCACACGCGGTGCGTCGAAACCTTGTACGCCGGGGCGACCGGTGAGGACGTGGACGGGCTGTCCCGCGTGGCCGACGAGCTGGGTATCGAACACCCGGCTGAGCACACCGCCATGGGCGACGTGCTGACCACGCGGGCCGTCTACAACGCGGTGATGGGGTCCTGA
- a CDS encoding HNH endonuclease signature motif containing protein yields MRVLFIDDCIDHGQVGNTEGYGTAYILTELGTVRRGAHRVVFYMFYGYWPEAVMHTCDNPRCVNIRHLVGGTRDMNNKDRAAKGRSARVQPLRRKLTDQQAAEIRQRYNPRRDKDNGVVALSRDFGVDVNAIYQIVQGRTYR; encoded by the coding sequence ATGAGGGTCCTGTTCATCGACGACTGCATCGACCATGGCCAGGTCGGAAACACCGAGGGGTACGGGACCGCGTACATCCTCACCGAGTTGGGGACCGTGCGCCGAGGGGCGCACCGCGTCGTGTTCTACATGTTCTACGGCTACTGGCCCGAGGCCGTCATGCACACGTGCGACAACCCGCGATGCGTCAACATCCGTCACCTGGTGGGCGGCACCCGTGACATGAACAACAAGGACCGTGCAGCCAAGGGGCGCAGCGCCCGGGTGCAGCCGCTGCGCCGAAAGTTGACCGACCAGCAGGCCGCCGAGATCCGGCAGCGCTACAACCCGAGGCGGGACAAGGACAACGGGGTCGTCGCGCTGTCGCGCGACTTCGGTGTCGACGTGAACGCGATCTATCAGATCGTTCAGGGAAGGACGTACCGCTGA
- a CDS encoding ribonuclease H-like domain-containing protein produces METAPAVVYTFGFFKQYIRPEQVIEPPRMLCFAARFLDKKRTEFYSEFHNGHLAMVNELHRVLDEADVVVHFNGKSFDEPWARTEILQAGLRPPSPYRSVDLYQQSKRFYLPSHKLEYVSTRLIPAGGKESTGGFGLWVRCMAGDPKAWRLMRKYNLQDVDVMMPVYNEMLPWMTSLPNVNLYDDGTEDRCRVCGSTSLHRRGFAYTTQGKFQRYQCTEPGCGAWSRSTHRLAGVSLVEVR; encoded by the coding sequence GTGGAGACCGCCCCGGCGGTCGTGTACACGTTCGGGTTTTTCAAGCAGTACATCCGGCCCGAACAGGTGATCGAACCGCCGCGCATGCTGTGCTTCGCCGCCCGGTTCCTGGACAAGAAGCGCACCGAGTTCTACTCGGAGTTTCACAACGGGCACCTGGCGATGGTCAACGAACTGCACCGCGTCCTGGATGAGGCGGACGTGGTGGTGCATTTCAACGGCAAGAGCTTCGACGAACCGTGGGCGCGCACGGAGATCCTGCAGGCGGGCCTGCGGCCGCCGTCCCCGTACCGGTCGGTGGACCTGTACCAGCAGTCGAAGCGGTTCTACCTGCCCAGCCACAAGCTCGAGTACGTGTCCACCCGGCTGATCCCGGCAGGCGGCAAGGAGTCGACGGGCGGGTTCGGGTTGTGGGTGCGGTGCATGGCCGGCGACCCGAAGGCGTGGCGACTCATGCGCAAGTACAACCTGCAGGACGTGGACGTGATGATGCCCGTCTACAACGAGATGCTGCCGTGGATGACGTCGCTTCCCAACGTCAACCTGTACGACGACGGCACGGAGGACCGGTGCCGGGTGTGCGGTTCCACCAGCCTGCACCGCCGCGGGTTCGCATACACCACGCAGGGCAAGTTCCAGCGGTACCAGTGCACGGAGCCTGGCTGTGGCGCGTGGTCCAGGTCGACGCACCGCCTGGCCGGTGTGTCCCTGGTGGAGGTGAGGTAG
- a CDS encoding dATP/dGTP diphosphohydrolase domain-containing protein, protein MAVVSGQQRGSRIEVIHEPTPEQLAPVFVEDETTKMHVYVAGPMRGIPGFNFPAFNDATARLRAAGFAVFNPAERDIAHGFTGEGMTGFEDLNDGENRFNLRDALNDDLSWIAQHADAICVLSGWENSAGAQAEMALAAALGLRVGFVFEFEDGRTLATAADALRQAADEDRFMRPPQRVHYLTPEELPSMRHAVLDPGVAAYSGELHRLEDVAAEFGVDLDGEYVVSDEVRVTSSTGGQKGKKPAQFSLIPTGPLNLLAKHYGRGAQKYARVNGKDNWRNGYEFSLSYDAALRHLTAFWGGEDVDPETGSLHVISAAWQCFTLAEFLSHPELVAQFDDRQDGAA, encoded by the coding sequence GTGGCAGTCGTGAGTGGTCAGCAGCGGGGCAGTCGCATCGAGGTGATTCACGAGCCGACGCCGGAGCAACTGGCGCCCGTGTTCGTGGAGGACGAGACGACGAAGATGCACGTGTACGTGGCCGGCCCCATGCGGGGCATCCCCGGGTTCAACTTCCCGGCGTTCAACGACGCCACGGCCCGCCTGCGGGCGGCCGGGTTCGCGGTGTTCAACCCGGCGGAGCGGGACATCGCCCACGGGTTCACCGGTGAAGGCATGACCGGGTTCGAGGACCTGAACGACGGCGAGAACCGGTTCAACCTGCGGGACGCACTCAACGACGACCTGTCGTGGATCGCGCAGCACGCCGACGCCATCTGCGTGCTGTCCGGGTGGGAGAACTCGGCCGGCGCGCAAGCGGAGATGGCCCTGGCTGCCGCACTGGGGCTGCGGGTCGGGTTCGTCTTCGAGTTCGAGGATGGCCGCACACTGGCGACTGCGGCGGACGCGCTGCGGCAGGCGGCGGACGAAGACCGGTTCATGCGACCGCCGCAGCGGGTCCACTACCTGACCCCGGAGGAGTTGCCGTCCATGCGGCACGCCGTGCTTGATCCTGGTGTTGCAGCGTACAGCGGTGAGCTGCACAGGCTCGAGGACGTGGCCGCAGAGTTCGGGGTCGACCTGGACGGCGAGTACGTCGTCTCTGACGAAGTGCGGGTCACCTCGAGCACGGGTGGGCAGAAGGGCAAGAAGCCGGCCCAGTTCAGCCTGATCCCGACCGGACCGCTGAACTTGCTGGCCAAGCACTACGGGCGCGGCGCGCAGAAGTACGCGCGGGTGAACGGCAAGGACAACTGGCGCAACGGCTATGAGTTCTCGCTGTCCTACGACGCCGCGCTGCGGCACCTGACCGCGTTCTGGGGTGGTGAGGACGTGGACCCGGAGACGGGCAGCCTGCACGTCATCTCGGCGGCCTGGCAGTGCTTCACGCTGGCCGAGTTCCTGTCCCACCCCGAGCTGGTGGCCCAGTTCGACGACCGACAGGACGGTGCAGCGTGA
- a CDS encoding WhiB family transcriptional regulator, with the protein MSVQVDMSTGADWRELAVCRSIGPEPFDTPDNMSSSALKAHYDRARVFCESCPVQYECLASALNEEEGVPRDERQGVRGGFGPRARYNQGPFLLERVVASR; encoded by the coding sequence GTGAGCGTGCAGGTGGACATGTCGACGGGCGCCGACTGGCGCGAGCTGGCCGTGTGCCGGTCGATCGGACCGGAGCCGTTCGACACGCCGGACAACATGTCGTCGTCGGCGCTCAAGGCTCACTACGACCGGGCCCGGGTGTTCTGCGAGTCGTGCCCCGTCCAGTACGAGTGCCTGGCCTCCGCCCTGAACGAGGAGGAGGGCGTGCCCCGCGACGAACGGCAGGGCGTGCGCGGCGGGTTCGGCCCCCGGGCGCGGTACAACCAGGGCCCGTTTCTTCTGGAACGTGTTGTAGCGTCACGATGA
- a CDS encoding branched-chain amino acid ABC transporter permease, whose product MDWTRILTNVAGEIIAPTTAAYALAAIGLNIHFGLTGLLNMGQAGFMLLGAYGFAIATIAGWPIWAAALVAIAAAAVFALVLGIPTLKLRGDYLAIVTIAAAEIVRLIGRSTALTSLTGASSGLRGDSYKATFQALSPLPDGTTDIGPFSYSNNFSNSWWIRIVAWAVVALACLFVFLLLRSPWGRVLKGIREDEDAVRSLGKSVYAYKMQSLVLGGVIGALAGIVYVLPRAVQPDSMGRPMTFFVWTILLLGGAATVFGPVLGSIVFWAGLMLIKSLMRDGIPDTVMSTGQIEQLGWVIVGVTLMLLVIFRPQGVLGDKKELAINVR is encoded by the coding sequence ATGGACTGGACACGCATCCTCACCAACGTCGCCGGCGAGATCATCGCCCCGACGACGGCGGCCTACGCGCTGGCCGCGATCGGGCTCAACATCCACTTCGGCCTGACCGGGCTCCTCAACATGGGGCAGGCCGGGTTCATGCTGCTCGGCGCGTACGGCTTCGCCATCGCGACGATCGCCGGCTGGCCCATCTGGGCGGCCGCGCTCGTCGCGATCGCGGCCGCGGCCGTGTTCGCCCTCGTGCTCGGCATCCCCACCCTCAAGCTGCGCGGTGACTACCTCGCGATCGTCACGATCGCCGCCGCGGAGATCGTCCGGCTGATCGGTCGCTCGACCGCCCTGACCTCCCTCACGGGTGCGTCGTCCGGCCTGCGCGGCGACAGCTACAAGGCCACGTTCCAGGCGCTGTCCCCGCTGCCCGACGGCACGACCGACATCGGGCCGTTCAGCTACTCGAACAACTTCTCCAACAGCTGGTGGATCCGGATCGTCGCGTGGGCCGTCGTCGCGCTGGCGTGCCTCTTCGTGTTCCTGCTCCTCCGGAGCCCCTGGGGACGCGTCCTCAAGGGCATCCGGGAGGACGAGGACGCGGTCCGATCGCTCGGAAAGAGCGTCTACGCGTACAAGATGCAGTCGCTCGTGCTCGGCGGCGTCATCGGCGCCCTCGCCGGCATCGTCTACGTGCTGCCGCGAGCTGTCCAGCCCGACTCGATGGGCCGCCCGATGACGTTCTTCGTGTGGACCATCCTGCTGCTCGGCGGTGCGGCCACCGTGTTCGGTCCGGTGCTCGGCTCGATCGTGTTCTGGGCCGGCCTCATGCTCATCAAGTCGCTCATGCGCGACGGGATCCCGGACACGGTGATGTCGACCGGGCAGATCGAGCAGCTCGGCTGGGTGATCGTGGGCGTCACGCTCATGCTCCTCGTCATCTTCAGGCCGCAAGGAGTCCTCGGCGACAAGAAGGAGCTGGCGATCAATGTCCGCTGA
- a CDS encoding HNH endonuclease gives MTNRPKDIGLADKLAANVRPDANGCLVWQAGRISTGYGKLNWNGHQMTAHRAAWESVNGPIPEGMFVRHKCDNRPCCNPDHLELGLHADNMRDMTDRGRQATGARLPQTRLTDDEVREIRRAVAGGELQRVVAARFGVTQGYVSTLVAHAYRKDVA, from the coding sequence GTGACCAACCGTCCGAAGGACATCGGCCTGGCGGACAAGCTGGCCGCCAACGTGCGGCCCGACGCCAACGGGTGCCTCGTGTGGCAGGCCGGTCGCATCTCCACCGGGTACGGCAAGCTCAACTGGAACGGGCACCAGATGACCGCCCACAGGGCAGCCTGGGAGTCGGTCAACGGGCCGATCCCCGAAGGCATGTTCGTGCGCCACAAGTGCGATAACCGCCCGTGCTGCAACCCTGACCACCTCGAGCTGGGGTTGCACGCCGACAACATGCGCGACATGACCGATCGGGGACGGCAAGCCACAGGCGCGCGCCTGCCGCAGACGCGCCTCACCGACGACGAGGTTCGAGAGATCCGGCGCGCCGTGGCGGGTGGCGAACTGCAACGTGTTGTAGCGGCGCGGTTCGGGGTGACGCAGGGTTACGTGTCAACCTTGGTCGCTCACGCCTACCGGAAGGATGTGGCCTGA
- a CDS encoding HNH endonuclease has product MLVVFGDGTTAPCYRCGIRLTFTTMTVDRIIPGAEGGRYVRGNIRPACGPCNSETGGMLGAARRGLTTVAA; this is encoded by the coding sequence ATGCTAGTGGTGTTCGGGGACGGCACCACCGCACCCTGCTACCGGTGCGGCATCCGGCTCACGTTCACCACCATGACCGTCGACCGGATCATCCCCGGCGCGGAAGGCGGTCGGTACGTGCGCGGCAACATCCGGCCGGCGTGCGGCCCATGCAACAGTGAGACCGGGGGCATGTTGGGCGCGGCACGTCGTGGACTCACAACGGTCGCAGCATGA
- a CDS encoding branched-chain amino acid ABC transporter permease translates to MTLAALALPLLTAGPAVADGPCLPDAATGCVEGSIRSSAGQPLAAVGITVDGAAGSVSTTTGADGTWSAPVTADGKYTVTLDVATLPPGQALSDTSTNPRTTQVRLASSTNVRFALVSGMGSAGPGSTASATPGASDGGDVASEAGSGSGFNGARVAQQAASGLVFGLLLALASIGLSLIYGTTGLSNFAHGEQVTLGAILAYVFCQLVGLPLIVAAVVAVALSAASGWAQDAWLWHPLRRRRVGTTQQMIVTIGLSMALQYGFQFFFGGDKLRIITTAPDVVTMGPVTLTRMTIISVVIAIITLAAVSYFLLATRVGRATRAVSDSPALAAASGISVEKIVRIVWTLGAGLAGLGGVLMGLYLNATSWNMGGAMLLLMFSAVTLGGLGAAFGALAGSLVIGLVVEMSSLVIPNDMRYAGALLILILVLLFRPQGILGRAERIG, encoded by the coding sequence GTGACGCTCGCCGCGCTTGCCCTCCCTCTCCTCACCGCCGGACCAGCGGTCGCCGACGGCCCGTGCCTCCCGGACGCCGCCACGGGCTGTGTCGAGGGCTCGATCCGGTCGTCCGCGGGTCAGCCTCTTGCGGCCGTCGGCATCACCGTCGACGGCGCCGCGGGCAGCGTCAGCACGACGACGGGCGCCGACGGCACCTGGAGCGCTCCCGTGACGGCGGACGGCAAGTACACCGTCACGCTCGACGTCGCGACCCTCCCGCCGGGGCAGGCGCTGTCCGACACGTCGACGAACCCGCGCACCACGCAGGTCCGCCTCGCCTCCTCCACGAACGTGCGGTTCGCCCTCGTCAGCGGGATGGGATCCGCGGGCCCCGGGAGCACGGCGTCCGCCACCCCCGGCGCCTCCGACGGCGGCGACGTCGCGAGCGAGGCCGGGAGCGGGAGCGGCTTCAACGGGGCCCGGGTCGCGCAGCAGGCAGCGAGCGGGCTGGTCTTCGGCCTGCTGCTCGCGCTGGCCTCCATCGGTCTGTCACTCATCTACGGCACGACCGGCCTGAGCAACTTCGCCCATGGCGAGCAGGTCACCCTCGGCGCGATCCTCGCCTACGTGTTCTGCCAGCTCGTCGGGCTGCCGCTGATCGTCGCGGCAGTGGTCGCCGTGGCCCTGTCGGCCGCGAGCGGGTGGGCGCAGGACGCCTGGCTGTGGCACCCGCTCCGCCGGCGCCGCGTCGGCACGACCCAGCAGATGATCGTCACGATCGGCCTGTCGATGGCCCTGCAGTACGGGTTCCAGTTCTTCTTCGGCGGCGACAAGCTGCGCATCATCACCACCGCACCCGACGTCGTGACGATGGGTCCGGTGACGCTGACGCGGATGACCATCATCTCGGTCGTCATCGCGATCATCACGCTCGCCGCAGTGTCGTACTTCCTGCTCGCGACACGGGTCGGGCGGGCCACCCGGGCCGTCTCCGACAGCCCCGCGCTGGCGGCCGCGTCGGGCATCAGCGTCGAGAAGATCGTCCGCATCGTGTGGACGCTCGGGGCGGGCCTCGCCGGGCTCGGCGGCGTGCTCATGGGGCTCTACCTCAACGCGACGAGCTGGAACATGGGCGGCGCGATGCTGCTCCTGATGTTCTCGGCCGTGACCCTCGGCGGGCTCGGCGCGGCGTTCGGTGCCCTCGCCGGCTCGCTCGTGATCGGCCTGGTCGTCGAGATGTCGAGCCTCGTGATCCCCAACGACATGCGCTACGCGGGCGCACTTCTCATCCTCATCCTGGTGCTGCTGTTCCGGCCCCAGGGCATCCTCGGCCGCGCCGAGCGCATCGGCTAA
- a CDS encoding GNAT family N-acetyltransferase — MRSSVQVRAAEPDDLTSLVRLCLEARAESTVGAQLCSNDSESLRHQIGALLAAPGGVVLVATVDSAPAGLLLARLVGPSVFSDLVSLAVEAVYVARDDRRRGVGHALLAGAVDVAEEGGATDVYASPLPGARGMLRFFARMGFAPAATHRVVSTASLQRRLAGEAASGLGARRGGRAIEDLIARRRQVRAASQLDPADVRMVRGSSADQVRGAAISMQVSRAVASRRASESSTTIS, encoded by the coding sequence GTGCGTTCAAGCGTTCAGGTGCGTGCGGCCGAGCCGGACGACCTCACCTCGCTGGTCCGGCTGTGTCTCGAGGCGCGCGCCGAGTCCACCGTCGGGGCCCAGCTTTGCTCGAACGACAGCGAGAGCCTGCGGCACCAGATCGGTGCCCTGCTCGCCGCACCCGGCGGCGTCGTCCTCGTCGCGACGGTCGACAGCGCGCCCGCCGGCCTGCTGCTCGCGCGCCTCGTCGGGCCCAGCGTCTTCAGCGACCTCGTGAGCCTCGCGGTCGAGGCCGTCTACGTGGCGCGGGACGACCGGCGTCGCGGCGTCGGGCACGCGCTCCTGGCGGGTGCCGTGGACGTCGCGGAGGAGGGCGGTGCGACCGACGTGTACGCGTCGCCGCTGCCCGGTGCCCGCGGGATGCTGCGGTTCTTCGCCCGCATGGGATTCGCACCCGCCGCGACGCACCGGGTCGTCAGCACCGCATCGCTTCAGCGTCGGCTCGCGGGTGAGGCGGCCTCCGGCCTCGGCGCCCGACGCGGGGGACGCGCGATCGAGGACCTCATCGCACGCCGTCGGCAGGTCCGCGCCGCGAGCCAGCTGGACCCCGCGGACGTCCGGATGGTCCGCGGGTCGAGCGCGGATCAGGTGCGGGGGGCGGCGATCAGCATGCAGGTCAGCCGCGCGGTCGCGAGCCGTCGCGCCTCGGAGTCCTCGACGACGATCTCGTAG
- a CDS encoding hotdog fold thioesterase codes for MTDDGSAQQVPGTLLARMGIEVLEVSAERAVATMPVEGNTQPHGLLHGGASAVLAETLGSLAATAHAGPGRIAVGIELNITHHRSARAGIVTGVATAAHRGGSLASYEIVVEDSEARRLATARLTCMLIAAPRT; via the coding sequence ATGACCGACGACGGCTCCGCACAGCAGGTTCCCGGCACGCTCCTGGCCCGGATGGGCATCGAGGTGCTCGAGGTCAGCGCCGAGCGCGCGGTGGCCACGATGCCGGTCGAGGGCAACACCCAGCCGCACGGGCTGCTGCACGGCGGGGCCTCCGCGGTCCTCGCGGAGACGCTGGGCTCGCTCGCCGCCACCGCTCACGCCGGGCCCGGGCGCATCGCGGTCGGGATCGAGCTCAACATCACGCACCATCGCTCGGCGCGCGCCGGCATCGTCACGGGGGTCGCGACGGCCGCGCACCGGGGTGGGTCGCTCGCGTCCTACGAGATCGTCGTCGAGGACTCCGAGGCGCGACGGCTCGCGACCGCGCGGCTGACCTGCATGCTGATCGCCGCCCCCCGCACCTGA
- a CDS encoding CHC2 zinc finger domain-containing protein — protein sequence MRRDALRHRDGAKPPIGPVLDLYGVHYVPNHAGWQPILCPIHDESRPSCTVNLDDCYFTCHACPAHGDVWDLVMLKESCDFREAQQRVAAITGETAATTPAGAAISGPGYLPRYRRSGGGTHARTVR from the coding sequence ATGAGGCGCGACGCACTGCGACACAGGGACGGTGCCAAGCCGCCCATCGGGCCCGTCCTGGACCTGTACGGCGTGCACTACGTGCCCAACCACGCCGGCTGGCAGCCGATCCTCTGCCCTATCCACGACGAGTCCAGGCCGTCCTGCACGGTCAACCTGGACGACTGCTACTTCACCTGCCATGCGTGCCCGGCCCACGGAGACGTGTGGGACCTGGTGATGTTGAAGGAGAGCTGTGACTTCCGCGAGGCCCAGCAGCGTGTCGCCGCGATCACAGGGGAGACCGCCGCTACGACGCCCGCCGGTGCCGCGATTAGCGGCCCCGGCTATCTGCCCCGCTACCGACGTTCGGGAGGGGGAACCCATGCGCGCACAGTTCGCTAG
- a CDS encoding AAA family ATPase yields the protein MLTASRSLGRAVETGRPLPEVPGLEDLYRGYFRCRPRRGQVCLIAGQPGAGKSGLALWWVDQMNIPALYHSADMAPHTAVTRLAAIRTGDAVSEVSEGLAGAGDAYYAAALESSKIRFCFDPNPTLDTIYEEIEAWVELTDSFPQVIVIDNLMDVLGDGDNETAIYKAVLLEAKTIARETGAAVFVLHHMSEAAGHPDDPPARKFILGKAAQTPEVILSVALGSPASSRCRW from the coding sequence GTGCTGACCGCCAGTCGTTCGCTGGGCCGGGCCGTCGAGACCGGGCGGCCCCTGCCCGAGGTGCCGGGACTGGAAGACCTCTACCGAGGCTACTTCCGGTGCCGGCCCCGCCGGGGGCAGGTGTGCCTGATCGCCGGCCAGCCTGGCGCCGGGAAGTCGGGGCTGGCGTTGTGGTGGGTCGACCAGATGAACATCCCCGCCCTGTACCACTCCGCGGACATGGCGCCGCACACGGCGGTCACCCGGCTGGCCGCCATCCGCACCGGCGACGCCGTGTCGGAGGTGTCGGAAGGCTTGGCGGGTGCCGGGGACGCGTACTACGCGGCGGCGTTGGAGTCCAGCAAGATCCGGTTCTGCTTCGACCCGAACCCGACGTTGGACACCATCTACGAGGAGATCGAAGCGTGGGTGGAGCTGACCGACTCGTTCCCGCAGGTGATCGTCATCGACAACCTGATGGACGTGTTGGGGGACGGCGACAACGAGACGGCCATCTACAAGGCGGTCCTGTTGGAGGCGAAGACGATCGCCCGTGAGACGGGCGCGGCCGTGTTCGTGCTGCACCACATGTCGGAGGCGGCCGGGCACCCGGACGACCCGCCTGCCCGCAAGTTCATCTTGGGGAAGGCCGCGCAGACGCCGGAGGTGATCCTGTCGGTGGCGTTGGGGAGTCCGGCGAGTTCAAGGTGTCGGTGGTGA
- a CDS encoding HNH endonuclease signature motif containing protein: protein MRAQFASDPHWRPVPSDETHWVSDWGLIVSVDDTQVRRLATAPTYDGYRSVVLSVAGQRTYWRVHRLVLFAFAGPPPDDDWEACHLNGDRSDNRLSNLVWGTAAENQSHRTGHGTDQVGERNPNVRLTAEDVRWMRAEYAKGVWTYKQLAELFGVSAPCVYKIVRHKTWVSA from the coding sequence ATGCGCGCACAGTTCGCTAGCGACCCCCACTGGCGCCCCGTGCCGTCCGACGAGACGCACTGGGTCAGCGACTGGGGCCTGATCGTGAGCGTCGATGACACGCAGGTGCGGCGGTTGGCGACCGCGCCCACATACGACGGCTATCGCTCGGTCGTCCTCTCGGTTGCCGGGCAGAGGACGTACTGGCGGGTGCACCGGCTTGTCCTGTTCGCCTTCGCGGGCCCGCCGCCCGACGACGACTGGGAGGCGTGCCACCTGAACGGTGACCGCTCCGACAACCGGCTGAGCAACCTGGTGTGGGGTACGGCGGCGGAGAACCAGTCGCACCGCACGGGACACGGCACGGATCAGGTGGGTGAGCGCAACCCGAACGTCCGGTTGACAGCCGAAGACGTCCGGTGGATGCGCGCGGAGTACGCGAAAGGCGTCTGGACGTACAAGCAGCTCGCGGAGCTCTTCGGCGTGAGCGCCCCGTGCGTCTACAAGATCGTCCGCCACAAGACCTGGGTGTCGGCATGA
- a CDS encoding ABC transporter ATP-binding protein: MSAEQTGQDFRTTAARDLQHVHRKPGAVKPDPILVADDVTRHFGGIAAVDVAHLEVQRNAITALIGPNGAGKTTLFNLMTGFDRPSSGRWTFEGTPLAGVSAARVARSGMVRTFQLTKALNRMTVIENMRLGATHQPGENLFAALVPSLWRPREREITAQAEELLVRFKLETKRDDFAGSLSGGQRKLLEMARALMSKPTMIMLDEPMAGVNPALTQSLLGHIQALRDEGTTVLFVEHDMHMVRHISDWVVVMAEGRIVAEGPPESVMKDPAVIDAYLGAHHDTDLGDDSLLEDDVPPRAREGQS; this comes from the coding sequence ATGTCCGCTGAGCAGACCGGCCAGGACTTCCGCACGACAGCCGCGCGCGACCTCCAGCACGTCCACCGCAAGCCCGGAGCGGTCAAGCCCGACCCGATCCTCGTGGCCGACGACGTGACCCGGCACTTCGGGGGGATCGCCGCCGTCGACGTCGCCCACCTCGAGGTGCAGCGCAACGCCATCACCGCCCTCATCGGCCCGAACGGCGCCGGGAAGACGACCCTGTTCAACCTCATGACCGGGTTCGACCGGCCGAGCAGCGGGCGGTGGACGTTCGAGGGCACCCCGCTCGCCGGAGTGAGCGCCGCCCGGGTCGCGCGGTCCGGGATGGTCCGCACCTTCCAGCTGACCAAGGCCCTCAACCGCATGACCGTCATCGAGAACATGCGGCTCGGTGCGACGCACCAGCCCGGAGAGAACCTCTTCGCGGCCCTCGTGCCGAGCCTGTGGCGGCCCCGCGAGCGGGAGATCACCGCGCAGGCCGAGGAGCTGCTGGTCCGGTTCAAGCTCGAGACGAAGCGCGACGACTTCGCGGGAAGCCTCTCGGGCGGCCAGCGCAAGCTGCTCGAGATGGCGCGCGCACTGATGAGCAAGCCGACGATGATCATGCTCGACGAGCCGATGGCGGGGGTGAACCCGGCCCTCACACAGTCGCTCCTCGGACACATCCAGGCGCTACGCGACGAGGGCACCACGGTCCTCTTCGTCGAGCACGACATGCACATGGTCCGGCACATCTCCGACTGGGTCGTCGTGATGGCCGAGGGCCGCATCGTGGCCGAGGGGCCACCCGAGTCCGTGATGAAGGACCCCGCCGTCATCGACGCCTACCTCGGCGCCCACCACGACACCGATCTCGGCGACGACTCGTTGCTCGAGGACGACGTCCCCCCGCGCGCCCGAGAGGGGCAGTCATGA